One Dioscorea cayenensis subsp. rotundata cultivar TDr96_F1 chromosome 19, TDr96_F1_v2_PseudoChromosome.rev07_lg8_w22 25.fasta, whole genome shotgun sequence genomic window, AccgaaaaagaagaagaagaaagaaacaaataaaaagaaaagaacaagaaagtaAGGACAAAGCCTCCACCAAGCCCGGTGTTTGACTGGCCTCCACGTGAAGCATCCTCCTCCAAGCTAAGGTCCCCCCCAATGAGTCCCTCTTTCATGGCCGtcttctctctctttatatTCTTTTCcattatataaatgaataagatCCTTAGTATTATTCCTAATTGACCTCCAAATGAAGGGAAAGAAGGTGGTACTAATTCTTTGACCAACCAACCACTCCTTGcattattaattttcaattatgtAAACTCACTTCCAAGACTCATGATTAATGTTTTCAGTTCTCAGTACTTCCAAGATTCTTTTCAGCAAGGAAAGGAACTGAAGATCCATTATCATCtggtttcttcttctccttcttcttcttcttcttgatttgctattaattatatattcatacatatCTTTCTATCAATATATCTTGCTTTGAATTCTAATGAATAAGTACCTTATGTTTTAATTCTTTATAAGTTGAATTTGGTGGAGAATCCCCATCTTCTCCAATCTCCATAACAAGCTTTTCAGGTACTCTTTTTCACTTTATATATTCCGTCTTATCTTTacatctttctctctttctttgaaACTTCTAATTACTTGAACTCTTGTTCAAAGCCAAAGGCATGGATTACAGTGACTTTCCTTCTTTATCAGACACACAAGCTATAAGGTATGCAAATCACATCACTAATTACTCTTTATTTATCATTAGTCATGACTTGGACTTGCTAATCAtccacttaattaattaaattaaatccacAGAATTTTTGTTGCCACATGGAACGTTGGAGGAAAACCTCCTCACAAAGGATTAAACCTCAATGACTTGTTTCCTTCTGATGATCAGTCTGATGTTTATGTCTTAGGGTATGTATGtagtattatttatattatatcaaaagattaattaataaatgattaattaatgtATAATTATCTAAAGTCTTGATGACAGTTTTCAGGAAATTGTACCACTAAATGCTGGCAACGTGCTAGTGATAGAAGACAATGAACCAGCAACAAAATGGCTTGGCTTAATCAACCAAGCCTTGAATAAATCATCATCAACTCAAGATCACAACGTCTCCAAGTTCTTCCAAAAACCTTCTCTTAAATCAGTGAGAAGATCACTAAGAACTGTGAATAAGAGGCAGCTGAAGTCATGCAACTGTACTTCATCAGAAGTAGAAAGAAAATTATACTATAAAGATTCTTGTTTCGGTTGTCAACAAGCTACACGTGGATCACATTCATCAATAAAGTATTCTTCAGAAGATGATGCTATTGAATCAAATAGTTTCATAGTTTCAGACAATATTCATCAAAGGTTTTGCTTAGTTGCATGCAAGCAAATGGTAGGGATCTTTGTGAATGTTTGGGTGAGAAGAGACCTGGCACAACATGTCTCTCATTTGAGGATCTCTTGTGTTTCTCGTGGTATTATGGGCTATCTCGGCAACAAGGTCCTCGATCTTctaaaacttatatatatatatatatatatatattagatttatatttatttaaatgataatatatatgagagatatatatattaattatttggactaatatatatatatatatatatatatatatatatatatatatatatatatatatgtttgcagGGTTGTATATCAGTGAGCATGGGTTTGTATCAGACGAGGTTTTGTTTTGTATGTAGTCATTTGGCTTCAGGAGAGAAAGAAGGAGATGAGCTCAGGAGGAACTCTGATGTTATAGAGACACTGAAGAACACTCAGTTTCCAAGAATATGTAGAACTTCTTCCATTCGGAGAATGCCTGATAAAATTCTTGGGCATGAGTAAGTGTTTTCGAGtcataattttcaaatatattcaaCATATATAGCAACTTTAATTTATGttaagttttcatttttctgatttttttttattatttagttttttggcTGTCAAAATAAATGGaaagtaattaaaatattaatttttctttgaatatatatattaaataaaaaaattgttaaatgtgATTAAAACAACTGAGCAAAACTCAAGCACATAGAAATGTGTgtaattattagaattttaacTAGAATTAATCAAACTTAATTTGATCTTaactatgtttttgttttcagtcgGATCATATGGTTAGGAGACTTGAATTACAGGATTGCACTAAGTTATTCTGAAACCAGGAAGCTCCTTCTTGACAATAACTGGGATGCTCTTTATGAAAAGGACCAAGTAaggatatacatatatatatatatatatatatatatacgtggGATCATAACCATTGATTTTAAGATGAATGGTTTGATTAAAGTGACTAtacaccaaataaaaataatcatgtatttcattgtttgattttttttatagcttAAAATGGAAAGAGAAACCGGGCGAGTGTTTAAGGGATGGAAAGAAGGGAAGATCTACTTTGCTCCAACATACAAATATTCACATAATTCAGATGCATATGCCGGGGAATTTACTACctcaaagaaaaagagaagaactccTGCTTGGTATAAacattttcattaatttgtctaaaaaaaaaagttgcatATATCActcaaaatcttatttttatattaccttaattaaatttttagattggATCAAACTCATCTAACAAAAATAAggaacactatatatatatataggtgcgACCGTATACTATGGCAAGGTGATGGCATTGTGCAACTATCATATTTTCGAGGCGAGTCCCAATTTTCTGATCATCGACCTGTTTGTGCAGTGTTTTTGGTGGAAGTTGTTCTTGGTTTAAGATAAAAGGATTTATCAATGTAATGCATGATTTAAAATGCTAACTAATTAATGATTTCAAACTATATATGAGGGGGTCATATGTACaatgttttgatatttttccAGGTGAAATGAAATGTTGGAGAACAAGATGATGAGAAAAGGtagaaagttaaaaaaaaaaaatgttgtttcttttcctttccctttttcattgtttcatgCATAAAGAtgaaatttattgattattaatcAATTATTGAAGATCCATGCTACtaattgttttgcatttttcctTTATTGTCTTCATGACTTTTTGGCTGTAAAGCGGGAGCTATAAACATGCTCACTTCCTCCTTCAATTCATCCAcctgctttaaaaaaattcacagatacaccattaattattatattcatatcaatatttattgaacagccttaaaaaaaactttaaatatggTATGAGAGacccaaatttatatttttcaaattaattaaagtgAAGCAATTGCTTATTCTAATAACTATTctaattattatgatattaattaattatatgtggAACATGAGATTAGAGTTTTTGGACCTTATGAAAGACATCAAGAGCAAGATGAGCCTCCTCCGCCATCTCCTCCGAGATCTTTTCCACTGAGAGAATGGTTTGCTTAAGCTTACTATTCTCCGGTAACTTGTTTGCTATTTCGGCCGACGCCTTCTCGGCCATGGTTGCAACCTTTTCTACCACCTCCGTGGTCATCTTCACTTCATCTAGTATCAATTTCAATTGGATCATTTAATCTCATCATTATTGATAGTTTTAATAGACATGCTCAATATAATCTAAAAACTTTATTCTAATGATTAAATTAATGGATTACCTTCTAATTTCAGCAAATTGTTCCATTTGTTAGTCCAAAAAGGAACCACCACTGTCATTATTAATCCTAAAGTCCATTTTATCCTGCAAGACAAGCAATGTGTGAACATTTTGAACATACAATTAACTTGCAAATGAAGATAATTAAGGTACTAAACACAAAATTAGACTTCAAAGTTTATGAAAATTACACGCTTGTTTTCGATCCAGTGTAAGACATTTGGCGAACATCAGACCGTTGATCAGTTGAGTATCTGCGTGCGTGATGCTGAACAATTGATGAAGAGAGACGGGAGGTCAAATTTAATCCATGGTGATTATGAAGATAACACTGATTACTCTGATAATAAGATGCCAAAGTTCTAAGtagatgcatatatatatatagtttgtagaaaataatatataaattttgatatatatgaatgaaatGGAGAGATATAGAATTCTTATGCAAAGAAAGGTTCAAtttataagagaaaaaaaaaccccataGTGTTGGTTTGTGTAAACGTCTTAGCAATGCATTGCGTGTTTGGATTCTCTCAAATCTCAAAGCATTTTAACTTGGACGTCACTCAAGTTTTGGGCTTCTCCATTTTACTAAGCTAATCTTTTTGTGTTACTTGACTagttaaaagattaaaatttaattatagtaGTCAAGAATActaattcaaataaatcaaacaatccAGGGTAGGCAGTACTATTACACTACTCTTCATATAATGTAGACACTGCATAAAATACTATAGATATTTTTCATCCACTGTTTATATGTCCCTTGTGGGAGGATGTCGTTTCTCTCCCCTCCAGAGTTGTAGGGCAAGGGAATTTATTATTAGCTTGGTTTGATTTCTGGAATATCTTATGGACATGCACATGGTAGAAATCGAATTGCCCCATTTGATATCTagtcaaattaataaatctctaaGATGTCGTTAAGTCACTGTAATTGATGTACTTCTATATCTATATGTCCCTTGACACCCCATTATATTGCGGCGCTTGTCGtctttgtcaaaaaataaataaataaataaataaatcaaagaatgtAAACCACTCAAGTGATATGCATCTACACTGATAAACTAGCTAGCTAGTTTTATTAACATTCTTaaacaataattcaattaaGACATAATTAGTCTCAtgttttatagtttatattctcaacattcattttattataactTGACTTAAGTGCTCAATATTTTGTTGGTTTCTAGAGCATTTGTTATATATAgtcatatagatatatataaatccatgcCAGCtcatattattttgaaaacagACTACTAATGGGACAAAGGGGACCATCAATGTTGTCCATTAATGAGCTTATTCATTAGAGCttcaatgaatgaaaatcaataattaattagctGTTTATCATCCTACATAGTCtttaatattaatcaattcCTTTAATCATCTTGACTTATTTTCAGTTTGGccatatataacttttttttttttttgagtaaaatatatatgattctaATTGTATATAACAACACAAggagaaacaacaacaaagagacTGTGATTAGTTGAGATTCATATAATAAATGACATTGTACATGCTTtggatgcatatatatatatatatatatatggatatatgtATGGAAAACATGCATGTGGATCTCTCTGAACTGGTGGCTATAATTATTCCAAACAGCTGATGATCAGAGAAATCTAGCAGGCACATCAGAAGCACACCTACAGTAGAGCAGCAGTAGCAACTGTTGGACTTGTGATTCCTTTTTCTCTGCATGATTTTTCCCTTTCCAATGCATCTCAGTACATTGCTGCATAGCATTACATTATTTGGTGATAGACTTTTAACTTTACACCAAATCACATCACCACAATTTCACCCTTTAATCATTTTTCCTAGGaccccttttcattttcacggAGATCTCTTCATCACAAACCTTTGTCTTTGTCTTTGTCTTTATCTTTCCTTGACATGacatgagagaaagagaaagagaaataatatATGGTGGTGCTCTCTTTAGTCTTTCAAATTTGTCATCTTTCCTTGGCTTTTACTACTCTCATACATTATCAAATTCTCATCATGCATGCTTTTTAGCTagcaatatatttaaatattggtTTACTGAAAGTTATAGTACTAATTATAATCATACAAAACACATGAGATTTAATCATTCAAACTTAACCCATTCCAAACACATGCATGCAATTAACATTGGAAATTAACAAATCAACAAGGTCATGATACatacaactaataataataatataaaatccacTAATATTCTTCTCTTCATCCATCAATATTATCCTTTCTTATAATCTCATGCACTGCATTGACTATCTCATCTGAAGATGATAATCCACATTCTTCTTCCACCTGATTAATACAATACAGTAAATTtcaaaatccatgaaaaatcaattcatttaaaacatatttatgcacatatataaaattagtaCCTTGAGACTGAAAGAGTAGAGGACCATTTGATCAAGTGTGGTGATGTTAAGGTGGAAGGTGGTGAGTCTAAGACCTTGCAAACCTAAGACCAATTTTAAAAGCTGTTTAGGTTTCTTCTTTAAGAGTACCTTGAGACTAGCATGGTTCTCCACCATCTTCACTTCTATGTCATCCATTCTCACCCTCTCCACCACCTCATGATGATCACCATCATCATTTAATCCATTACAAGAAGAACTTGTTAACTCTGAGTAGTCACCAACATTCAAACCTTGTTTCATTCTCTTATGAGCTTCAAGCGTTTGAACTACTTGTTCTAGTTCCTTAACATAATTGATAGCTCCACCAACAATAGAAGCTTGATCACCCTATACAAATCATcacatatacatatagataacattaatcaaacatatatatatatatatatatatacacacacatatatatgctAAGGATTCAGTTAATGGTATTAAAGAAGACCTTTTGAGAATAAGATGGAGGCATGAGAGACCGAAGAACGGCGAGGTACTCGTTCATGAGTCTGCGGCGGTTGCGTTCGGTCGCAATGTGGATCATTCTCTGGCTCTCAATCTCTTCCTTGTTCTTGAAACTCTTTGATTCTCTTCTCTTCCTCTTGTTGGCAATTGCTGTTTTACATGGATCTAAAGTAGTTGAAGAAGACTTAGTCTCCCACTCCTCCTCAAAGTTTTGCACTACCATGGATGTGCATGAGAGGTCCCAATTCTCATTCATCATCCATTCTCCTCCATCTATGCTCACCAACTCCTTGCATGCATGATGACCAAAGAGCTCTTGTGGGAACACCACAGTCTCCAATGCCATCTTCTCTGTTCTTTCAAACAAAAGCATCAGcagcatataatatatatatatgcttgagGGGtggtgattaattaattatttaattactgaTTAGTGTGTGCGATTATAATTAAGCTAGAGGTTTATAAAGTTTGATTAGCTAATAGAGTCATTTTTTTGCATGTCATAACAGTCCAAAAGAAAGATGGACTGAAGGAAAAGCCTGACAAGAAAGAGAAGGCTCAGAGATTCTACAACTAGTGTTTTGGAAAGAGTAGTTTCAGGCCATGTGTGTGCAGTGTTGGAGAGCTTGAGCTTTGTCTCATTTCTGAAACCATGTGACCATATgttcatcagcatcatcatcatcatcatcatctatttTATCAAGACCACCATGCCATTGCCACTGCAAGGACTAACTCTAATTTATATCCATGCATTTAtgggttcttttttttttagaaatatctgaattttttatgtaaatatatatggaACTAGAGTTCTGGACCTGGTTTTGATTGTACTTAAGTTTTGTGGTCTAGAGAATGGTGAACAAGAGAATCTTTCTATTTTGATGGTGTGGTCTTTGTTATGTTTTTCCCCCACCACTCTCAACAAGTAAAAAAGTTtttacttgatttattttttctaatccCAAATGTAACTCATGTGATTAAACCACCTTTTACATTGATCTCATATTATTTTTCTCTGTGGTCTAATGTTAATAACTattcttgttatatatatatatattatatttacaaaatatatggATAAATTATGTGTCAGGATGTGCATATGCTTAGAGttaatctttaaacacataTATAGTCTCATTGTGATTGAGctaaaatttaaactaatttttttgaCGTGACACAAACATTCTCTGCACCCATAAACCAAAAAGGTCTTTGggtatattaatataattttttttaataaatataaaattatgactcttaaatcatttatttattatatttctagaGTATGTTCAACGTcttcagttttttttaatttttttttaatgcgcACCTTATCCACTTGCTCTGCTAATTGTTGTCATGTAAATGGTCTTATTAAATTAAGTTATACTACtacttatatttaaaaaaaaacatggttttCAGCCACATTTATTAGTCCTAATGCACAAATGATATGATATTCTAATGCCCTTGATTTAAGTGATTCCATGAAGATTTGTGTCACACTAACTAATGAATTCAGCATATGAAGTCTTctttcataatattattattttcattcatatatGCCCACTTGTTTAGACCTAGATAATTTATTGTCATTCTTAATTATAAGAGCTAATTAATAGACTTTGatattctttatttcttgtttagTTCTTCTGAAGACGCCAATCAtcaatatttattgtttaatttgttattaGTAAATATATAAAGTGAGGATAAATTCAAATGGAATGATCAAGAGGTCAACTTAATTAAACACTCTCCCCTCAATTACGGTATTGTTAATTAGTAATATAATCttaattaaagttttatttttttttttataattttagtcTTAGGGACCAAAACCCTTGTTCTATGGTCTTTGGCCTTTGTTTGGGACCTTTTCTCTCATGCATGTTTAGCTTTGTCAAACATAGTTacatttgtgatttttttagttgaaattTTACTTTAgtcaatattattaaattaaatttattttaattttgtattataaaaataattctttaacTTAACTGTTTATTGAAGTAATGACCAAAAAAGAGATTCATAATTAATGATCTATTCAGTTGGTCACAATAGCATCAAAtctttatcaaattttatattattattatattatttaaaagaaagtTTCATTGAAGAATCTACCTCACAACAATGAAGAAGCACaaggaaaattttcataaaagtcACAAGACAACATCATcacatttcaaatatatatttatatattttatagattatatatatattacatctaTTTATCATATACATTAAAGTTTTggtgaaataaatatattgtttgtaGGTAATGTAGGTGGGGGAGAGGATGATGGTAGGAATATTGAGTTGGAGATATCATCACATTGTGATGTTTCACTGTCACTAAACATCACCAAAGATGCCATGttgtttgtattttcttttgatttattatgcttccaaatgaaagcattataagaaaatataatatatatatatatatatatataaagaaaacaatcatCTATATCCATCAACATCTGCCATTCTATATCAGTGTGGGACAAAAGTATTTTATAAAGTTTACTTTTGACATACTTCATTTGTGGTTTATAAGTTACAAGGGTTTAATTTTAAGCTTATGTGAATAGAGATTGATGGTGACGGACgatataattttttacttttagctttttatatttttaattattttatcatcataaatttattttagttattgtttataaaacaaaaaagaaaattaaatttaatatatatatatatttatatatata contains:
- the LOC120249955 gene encoding type I inositol polyphosphate 5-phosphatase 10-like, coding for MKGKKFSVLPRFFSARKGTEDPLSSVEFGGESPSSPISITSFSAKGMDYSDFPSLSDTQAIRIFVATWNVGGKPPHKGLNLNDLFPSDDQSDVYVLGFQEIVPLNAGNVLVIEDNEPATKWLGLINQALNKSSSTQDHNVSKFFQKPSLKSVRRSLRTVNKRQLKSCNCTSSEVERKLYYKDSCFGCQQATRGSHSSIKYSSEDDAIESNSFIVSDNIHQRFCLVACKQMVGIFVNVWVRRDLAQHVSHLRISCVSRGIMGYLGNKGCISVSMGLYQTRFCFVCSHLASGEKEGDELRRNSDVIETLKNTQFPRICRTSSIRRMPDKILGHDRIIWLGDLNYRIALSYSETRKLLLDNNWDALYEKDQLKMERETGRVFKGWKEGKIYFAPTYKYSHNSDAYAGEFTTSKKKRRTPAWCDRILWQGDGIVQLSYFRGESQFSDHRPVCAVFLVEVVLGLR
- the LOC120249958 gene encoding uncharacterized protein LOC120249958; its protein translation is MHLLRTLASYYQSNQCYLHNHHGLNLTSRLSSSIVQHHARRYSTDQRSDVRQMSYTGSKTSVIKWTLGLIMTVVVPFWTNKWNNLLKLEDEVKMTTEVVEKVATMAEKASAEIANKLPENSKLKQTILSVEKISEEMAEEAHLALDVFHKVDELKEEVSMFIAPALQPKSHEDNKGKMQNN
- the LOC120249957 gene encoding transcription factor bHLH96-like, translating into MALETVVFPQELFGHHACKELVSIDGGEWMMNENWDLSCTSMVVQNFEEEWETKSSSTTLDPCKTAIANKRKRRESKSFKNKEEIESQRMIHIATERNRRRLMNEYLAVLRSLMPPSYSQKGDQASIVGGAINYVKELEQVVQTLEAHKRMKQGLNVGDYSELTSSSCNGLNDDGDHHEVVERVRMDDIEVKMVENHASLKVLLKKKPKQLLKLVLGLQGLRLTTFHLNITTLDQMVLYSFSLKVEEECGLSSSDEIVNAVHEIIRKDNIDG